From the Nonlabens marinus S1-08 genome, one window contains:
- the ggt gene encoding gamma-glutamyltransferase: protein MKNYFLEISFLLFLLTFSSLKAQTYARNGMVVSDNKLASDAGVQILKRGGNAIDATVATAFALAVTHPAAGNIGGGGFLVYLPENGQATTIDFREKAPLASSPTMFLDENGKLVPGSNHDSIKAIGVPGTVAGMFLAHKKYGKLPWSDLLSPAIQLAKTGFPLTWALYNEGNYHYTNNSTEFLKNYFIKDDGSMTSFGEVWKQPELAKTLEWIAKKGQDGFYKGKIASQIDAFMKANGGLITTQDLAKYQAVERAPIHGTFNGYDIYSMPPPSSGGVTMTAMLNFIEQANAEEIPFNSTAYTHLMIEAMRRGYADRAEYLGDPDFNLEMPLNLLTSKDHAIARFKNFDKNKASVSDSTSFGHPYDGENTTHFSVVDREGNAVSVTYTLEQSYGSGLGDPELGFIFNNEMGDFNAVPGETKSNGQIGTDPNLIAPEKRMLSSMNPTIVAKDGQPVLVMGSPGGRTIINTVFQAVLNTILYDMPVDESIEAMKIHHQWLPDVTYYERNKMSPDTVRALEAMGHEMIPVGQLGRLMGIQFFPKDGVYFGASDSSSPDGAAVGY from the coding sequence ATGAAGAATTACTTTTTAGAGATTTCATTTCTATTATTTCTACTAACATTCAGCTCACTGAAAGCACAAACCTATGCCCGTAATGGGATGGTTGTTTCAGACAACAAGCTCGCTAGCGATGCAGGTGTTCAAATTCTAAAAAGAGGTGGCAATGCCATAGATGCAACCGTTGCTACTGCATTTGCGCTTGCCGTAACACACCCTGCTGCGGGTAATATAGGTGGTGGTGGTTTTCTAGTGTACTTACCAGAAAATGGACAAGCAACTACAATCGACTTTAGAGAAAAAGCACCTTTAGCTTCCAGTCCAACTATGTTTCTAGACGAGAATGGAAAGCTTGTTCCTGGAAGCAATCATGATTCTATAAAAGCTATAGGTGTTCCTGGAACCGTGGCAGGAATGTTTTTGGCCCATAAAAAATACGGCAAACTTCCATGGTCAGATTTACTGTCTCCAGCAATCCAACTAGCAAAAACAGGATTCCCTCTTACTTGGGCATTATATAATGAAGGGAATTATCATTATACCAACAACTCTACTGAATTTCTCAAGAATTATTTTATTAAGGACGATGGCTCAATGACCAGTTTTGGAGAAGTTTGGAAACAACCAGAATTGGCCAAGACCTTAGAGTGGATTGCTAAAAAAGGTCAAGATGGTTTTTATAAAGGGAAAATTGCCAGCCAAATAGATGCCTTTATGAAAGCGAACGGTGGTTTGATCACGACACAGGATCTCGCAAAATACCAAGCGGTAGAAAGAGCACCAATTCACGGGACCTTCAACGGTTATGATATTTACAGCATGCCACCGCCTAGTTCAGGAGGTGTTACCATGACGGCAATGCTCAATTTTATAGAACAGGCGAATGCTGAGGAAATACCTTTCAACTCAACCGCCTACACACATTTGATGATTGAGGCGATGCGTCGTGGTTATGCCGATCGTGCAGAATATTTAGGGGATCCAGATTTCAATCTGGAGATGCCTTTGAATCTTTTAACTTCTAAAGACCATGCGATCGCAAGGTTTAAGAACTTTGACAAAAACAAGGCATCTGTGAGTGATTCGACCAGCTTCGGCCACCCATATGACGGTGAAAATACCACTCACTTTTCAGTGGTCGATAGGGAAGGAAATGCTGTAAGTGTGACCTACACACTGGAACAATCTTACGGCTCTGGGCTAGGAGATCCTGAACTAGGTTTTATATTCAACAATGAAATGGGTGATTTCAATGCTGTACCTGGTGAAACAAAAAGCAATGGACAGATAGGAACTGACCCTAATCTCATTGCACCAGAAAAACGAATGCTCTCTTCTATGAATCCTACCATCGTTGCAAAGGATGGTCAGCCAGTTCTGGTCATGGGAAGTCCTGGAGGGCGCACGATTATCAACACCGTTTTCCAGGCGGTGCTGAACACCATTTTATATGACATGCCGGTAGATGAATCAATTGAAGCAATGAAAATCCATCACCAATGGTTGCCTGATGTCACCTATTACGAACGCAATAAAATGTCACCAGATACGGTGCGAGCATTGGAAGCCATGGGACACGAAATGATTCCCGTGGGCCAGCTAGGTAGGCTCATGGGAATTCAATTCTTCCCTAAGGATGGAGTTTACTTTGGAGCGTCTGACAGTTCAAGTCCAGATGGAGCTGCTGTAGGTTATTAA
- a CDS encoding SDR family NAD(P)-dependent oxidoreductase, with protein sequence MKNTALITGASSGIGKELCIIHAERGNDLVVIARSEKHLNGLKAQLESQYGIEVYVIAKDLTESKAVHEIHAELEQQKITIDFLINNAGFGGTGFFQERDWKEDQSMIQLNVMALTELCHKFLPEMVARNSGRILNVSSTASLMPGPLQAVYFATKAYVTSLSNAMSEELKDTNVTVTNLMPGATETNFAKTAGLENSALFEDTASAQSVALAGYEGMMKGKMDVKAGLSLGQSLMLKALPLTPKKIVMGQVRKMQE encoded by the coding sequence ATGAAAAACACAGCCCTAATCACTGGTGCCAGTAGCGGCATAGGTAAGGAATTATGTATTATCCATGCCGAGCGTGGCAACGATCTGGTCGTTATCGCTCGCAGTGAAAAACATTTAAACGGTTTAAAAGCGCAATTGGAATCTCAATATGGTATTGAGGTCTATGTCATCGCTAAAGATTTAACAGAGTCCAAGGCCGTGCATGAAATTCATGCAGAGTTAGAACAACAAAAAATTACTATTGATTTCTTAATCAATAACGCTGGATTTGGTGGAACTGGATTTTTCCAAGAACGCGATTGGAAAGAGGATCAATCCATGATACAATTAAATGTTATGGCATTGACAGAACTTTGTCATAAGTTCCTTCCAGAAATGGTCGCTAGAAATAGCGGTAGAATCCTCAATGTTTCTTCAACTGCTAGTCTCATGCCAGGACCGCTTCAAGCGGTTTATTTTGCTACCAAAGCCTACGTTACTTCACTAAGTAATGCTATGAGTGAAGAACTCAAAGACACTAACGTTACAGTGACTAACTTAATGCCTGGAGCCACAGAAACTAATTTTGCTAAAACTGCAGGGCTTGAAAACAGCGCCTTGTTTGAGGACACGGCAAGTGCTCAAAGCGTTGCTCTAGCTGGCTATGAAGGAATGATGAAAGGGAAAATGGATGTCAAGGCTGGATTGTCTCTAGGCCAAAGCTTAATGCTAAAAGCCTTACCATTAACTCCTAAAAAAATAGTGATGGGCCAAGTGCGTAAAATGCAAGAATAA
- a CDS encoding acyloxyacyl hydrolase, whose product MNFLVISLSRKRTLSPINYNQWILSTVLLFASLSLYSQKMERPLRLGVHIGYSQQDVFPFGDEDYAHTSRYIKLQIGTPIWERQRQSLEVLVEPSVYFVEHQLLNLFFIKPSHPNFQENRELFTQNRSYQEYALNLGLIYAYSLNQNFKTYGLISVGPMTATADTERQRKGFSFSDILGIGMRYELGKWNYDLRFSLRHVSSANLRRPNNGHNNAGIEIGFSYNL is encoded by the coding sequence ATGAATTTTCTGGTCATTTCGCTTTCGCGAAAGCGAACTCTTTCTCCTATTAATTACAATCAATGGATTTTATCGACGGTATTGCTATTTGCTTCCTTATCTCTTTATTCTCAAAAGATGGAGCGTCCATTGCGACTAGGGGTTCATATAGGATATTCTCAGCAAGATGTTTTTCCATTTGGGGATGAAGACTATGCACATACATCGAGGTATATCAAATTACAAATAGGCACGCCCATCTGGGAGAGGCAACGTCAAAGCTTGGAGGTCTTAGTAGAACCCTCAGTCTACTTTGTAGAACATCAATTGCTGAACCTCTTTTTTATCAAGCCATCTCATCCCAATTTTCAGGAAAATCGGGAGCTTTTTACTCAAAATAGATCCTACCAAGAATATGCGCTCAATCTAGGTTTGATCTATGCATATAGCTTAAATCAAAATTTCAAGACTTATGGTTTGATCAGCGTTGGTCCCATGACTGCAACGGCAGATACAGAACGGCAGCGTAAAGGCTTTTCCTTCTCTGACATTCTGGGTATAGGAATGCGCTATGAATTAGGGAAATGGAATTATGATTTACGTTTTAGCTTGCGTCACGTGAGTAGCGCAAATTTGCGACGGCCTAACAACGGTCACAATAATGCGGGAATTGAAATAGGATTCTCCTATAATTTATGA